From Roseateles sp. SL47:
GCGCCCTGGCGGCGGATGGTGAAGACGTAGTCCCAGCGGGCGTCGTGGAACACGTCCGTCAAGAGGGGCGAGCCGATGGCATCACGCACCTGGGCGCGGGTCATGCCGGTTTTTACCAGCTGCATCTGCTCCTTGGTGACGACGTTGCCCTGGACGATCTCGACGCGGTAGGGCTGGACCAGGCCGAGCACCTTGTCTCCGCTCACGGAGAAGACGTCCATCTTCGGCATCTGCGAGCAAGCGCCCAGTGCCGCGAGGCTGGCCGCAGCGGCCGTGCATCGCGCGATCAAGGCGATTTGGGAATTCAATGACATGGCAGGGCTTCGCAGAAGTGCTAGGGCTATGATGGCGGGAATTCTAGCGGGAGGCTTTCACCGTTCCGCAGGCGCAAACCCCATGAACAGGTCAGACGAAATCAAGAACAGCGGGCTCAAGGCCACGCTTCCCCGCATCAAGATCCTCGAGATCTTTCAGAAGGCGCAGCAGCGCCACATGACGGCGGAGGATGTTTACAAAGCTTTGCTCGATGAGCGGGCGGACATTGGCCTGGCCACGGTCTATCGCGTGCTCACCCAGTTTGAGCAGGCCGGGCTGCTGTCACGCAACCATTTCGAATCCGGCAAGTCGGTCTTCGAACTCAACGAGGGGCATCACCATGACCACCTCGTCTGCCTGACTTGCGGCCGGGTGGAAGAGTTCTACGACCCACAGATTGAAGAACGTCAACGTGCCATTGCCGAAGAGCGGGGTTTTGCGCTGCAGGAGCACTCCCTGGCCTTGTACGCGTCTTGCGTGAAGACGGATTGCCCGCACAAGAACAACCGTTGAAGCGCGGGCGGGGCTCAGCCGGCGGCTGAATCGTTGAGGCCTTCTTCGATGGCGCGCTGGTGGCGCTCAACGAACTCGCGGTAGGTATCAATGCCGCGCAGTTGCAGGATGGTGTTGCGCACCGCCGCCTCGACCAGCACCGCCAGGTTACGGCCGGCATCCACGGCAATGACCACCTTGCGCACCGGCATGCCCAGCACGTCCTCATACAGCGGCTCGTAGGGCAGGCGCTC
This genomic window contains:
- a CDS encoding outer membrane protein assembly factor BamE, which codes for MSLNSQIALIARCTAAAASLAALGACSQMPKMDVFSVSGDKVLGLVQPYRVEIVQGNVVTKEQMQLVKTGMTRAQVRDAIGSPLLTDVFHDARWDYVFTIRRQGAAPQNRRILLTFDGDQLAKIDAPEDLPSEKEFIAAIDTTKVKSAAPKLEMTEEERKALPPPVKQAAVTPEPIGPVRDYPPLEARR
- the fur gene encoding ferric iron uptake transcriptional regulator produces the protein MNRSDEIKNSGLKATLPRIKILEIFQKAQQRHMTAEDVYKALLDERADIGLATVYRVLTQFEQAGLLSRNHFESGKSVFELNEGHHHDHLVCLTCGRVEEFYDPQIEERQRAIAEERGFALQEHSLALYASCVKTDCPHKNNR